The stretch of DNA GGCTCTGGGTACTCGACCACGTCGTCAAACCAGATACCTACCACACGAGCCTGCTCGACCCACTGATTGCGCTGTCACACGCCGCCGCAGTCGCGCCATCTGCGAATCTAGGCACGTCCATTCTCATCGCGCCGCTTCGGCACACCGCGAACATCGCCTCACAAGCCCTCTCGATTCAGCACCTCACGGAGGGGCAGGTCACGCTCGGGCTTGGAGCCGGATACGTGCCAAAGGAGTTCGAAGTGACGGGGGTTCCGCGCACCGAACGCGGCCCGCGTGTGAGCGAAGCCGTGTCCGTGTTGAACCGGCTGTTCGAGGGCGAAGCCTCCTTCTCCGGGCGCTTTCACGAGTTCGAGAATGTGCGCATCGACCCCGTGCTCGACACCCCACCAAAGCTCCTCGCTGGTGGCTCGTCGATTGTTGACGAAGACGGTAACCGTCGCATTCCACGCCCCATTCTCGACCGGATTCTCGACTGTGGGGGCTGGCTTGCCCGGCCAACGCAGCCTGAGAAACTCGAAGCCGAGTGGGAGATCATTTCCGAGTACGCCCGCGAACAGGGTGTCGACCCCGACTCCCTGCGCCGGGTGATGCTCCAGTACATCCACGTCGTGGACACCGACGACCGCGAAGAAGCCCACCGCGAACAGAAACCCGCGTTCGAGGACTATCTCGCGGGCGACCGGGATTTCGACTACGCAAAACGCTACTGCCTGACCGGCACGCCTGCGGACATCCACGCCGACCTCGATGCGGTCGAAGCCATGGGCTTTGACGAAGTCATTCTCGGGCAGGTCGTCCACACGCCAGCCGACCTCGAACAGCAGTTCGACTTACTGGTCGAGACCTTCCTCGACGCCTGAGCCGTCGGCCATGATGCGCGCGGAGGGTGCTGGCTCTGGTTCGGGGCGCAGGGCGGCGTTCGCCTCGGGCGAGAGCCGGGTGACGACCGCTCGGCCCTCGCGTTCGCGCACCACGATGTCGTCGGCTTCGAGCCGTTGGAGGTGGTGGGTCACCGTACTCGGGTCGCGTCCAAGGTCGGCGGCGAGTGCAGACACCGAGGACGGGCCGAGCCGCGAGAGCGCGTCTAAGACGGCCGCCGTCGCCTCGTCGTTGAGCGCCGCGGCGAGTTCGTGACCCTCCGTGTGGGCAGCATAGAACCGGCGCTTGCCCCGTATTTTCGCGCCCGAAATCAGCTGCTCGTCTTCGAGCACCCGGAGGTGGTGGCGGGCCGTCGAAAGCGGCACGTCGGCGCGGTCGGCCACCGCAGAGAGGTAGATGCCGGGCGACTCGCTGATGGCCGAATAGACGGCGTCGCGCCCCTCGTGTTCGAGCGGGTCTGAGTCGTCAAAGCGGCTGTAGCGAAACGGCGCAATGATGCGCGTCACGCGCTCTACGCCCGCATGCAGCCTGCTGGTGATGGCAGAGTGTGACGCCTGCGTTGCAACGTGGCTGAAACTCGACCAGTCGATGGCAGGCCCATAGCGCACCGCGCCCGCGGTGACGAGCGCGCCCACGCCGAGCGCGATGCCGGGTTCCTCAGGTACGGGTTCCGGCAACGAACCCGTCGAAAACGGCGGGAGGAGTGCTGTGGCGTTGTCGGCTGCTGCG from Haladaptatus sp. ZSTT2 encodes:
- a CDS encoding LLM class flavin-dependent oxidoreductase, whose product is MHLGSMLPTHCTGEYRVPAETIRWWAREATDAGFHGLWVLDHVVKPDTYHTSLLDPLIALSHAAAVAPSANLGTSILIAPLRHTANIASQALSIQHLTEGQVTLGLGAGYVPKEFEVTGVPRTERGPRVSEAVSVLNRLFEGEASFSGRFHEFENVRIDPVLDTPPKLLAGGSSIVDEDGNRRIPRPILDRILDCGGWLARPTQPEKLEAEWEIISEYAREQGVDPDSLRRVMLQYIHVVDTDDREEAHREQKPAFEDYLAGDRDFDYAKRYCLTGTPADIHADLDAVEAMGFDEVILGQVVHTPADLEQQFDLLVETFLDA